A genomic segment from Diospyros lotus cultivar Yz01 chromosome 5, ASM1463336v1, whole genome shotgun sequence encodes:
- the LOC127801022 gene encoding protein DMR6-LIKE OXYGENASE 2-like isoform X1 yields the protein MGDVDPAFIQPAQHRPKLSFTEAHGIPLIDLDSSSYAAMGDLVAEIGAACKNWGFFQVINHGVPPETRRKLEEAARRFFAQPPEEKRKVKRDEVNPQGYYDTEQTKNVRDWKEVLDLTVKNPTILPASLDPADGELLQLVNRWPENLPELRPLVTREAFEEYAGELEKLSHKLLRLISLSLGLQENRLSGFFNDHTSFIRLNHYPPCPIPHLALGVGSHKDSSALTVLAQDEVGGLEVKRKADGEWVRVRPTPEAFIINVGSITQVWSNDEYKSVEHRVIVNSEKERFSIPFLFNPDHSVMVEPLKELVTEQSPAKYRPYNWGKFHANRKLSNFKNLGVDNIQIDDFRLQESSS from the exons ATGGGAGATGTGGATCCGGCTTTCATCCAACCAGCCCAACACAGGCCCAAGCTGTCCTTCACTGAAGCCCACGGCATCCCACTCATCGACCTCGACAGCAGCAGTTACGCCGCCATGGGAGATCTGGTGGCGGAGATTGGGGCCGCCTGCAAGAACTGGGGGTTCTTCCAGGTGATCAACCATGGGGTGCCGCCGGAGACGCGCCGGAAGCTGGAGGAGGCGGCTAGGAGGTTCTTCGCACAGCCGCCGGAGGAGAAGAGGAAGGTGAAGAGAGACGAGGTGAATCCGCAGGGTTACTATGACACTGAGCAAACCAAGAATGTCCGCGACTGGAAGGAGGTGCTTGATCTCACTGTCAAGAACCCTACTATTCTTCCGGCTTCGCTTGATCCCGCCGACGGAGAGCTCCTGCAGCTGGTTAACAGATGGCCAGAGAATCTTCCCGAGTTGAG GCCATTGGTCACCAGGGAGGCGTTTGAAGAATATGCGGGCGAACTGGAGAAACTGTCCCACAAGCTACTCCGACTCATCTCACTTAGCCTGGGCTTGCAGGAGAATCGCCTGAGCGGCTTCTTCAACGACCACACGAGCTTCATCCGGCTGAACCACTACCCGCCTTGCCCAATCCCCCACCTGGCTCTGGGCGTCGGCAGCCACAAGGACAGCAGCGCCTTGACCGTCCTCGCCCAGGACGAAGTCGGAGGGCTGGAAGTGAAGCGCAAGGCCGACGGCGAGTGGGTCCGAGTCCGGCCGACCCCCGAGGCTTTCATCATCAACGTGGGCAGCATCACTCAGGTGTGGAGCAACGACGAGTACAAGAGTGTGGAGCACAGAGTGATTGTGAATTCGGAGAAGGAGAGGTTTTCGATTCCGTTCTTATTCAATCCCGACCACAGTGTGATGGTGGAGCCATTGAAGGAGCTTGTGACGGAGCAAAGCCCCGCGAAGTACAGGCCCTACAACTGGGGTAAGTTCCATGCCAACAGGAAGCTCAGTAACTTCAAGAATCTTGGCGTCGACAACATCCAAATCGATGATTTCAGGCTCCAGGAGTCATCTTCTTGA
- the LOC127801022 gene encoding protein DMR6-LIKE OXYGENASE 2-like isoform X2 has protein sequence MGDVDPAFIQPAQHRPKLSFTEAHGIPLIDLDSSSYAAMGDLVAEIGAACKNWGFFQVINHGVPPETRRKLEEAARRFFAQPPEEKRKVKRDEVNPQGYYDTEQTKNVRDWKEVLDLTVKNPTILPASLDPADGELLQLVNRWPENLPELREAFEEYAGELEKLSHKLLRLISLSLGLQENRLSGFFNDHTSFIRLNHYPPCPIPHLALGVGSHKDSSALTVLAQDEVGGLEVKRKADGEWVRVRPTPEAFIINVGSITQVWSNDEYKSVEHRVIVNSEKERFSIPFLFNPDHSVMVEPLKELVTEQSPAKYRPYNWGKFHANRKLSNFKNLGVDNIQIDDFRLQESSS, from the exons ATGGGAGATGTGGATCCGGCTTTCATCCAACCAGCCCAACACAGGCCCAAGCTGTCCTTCACTGAAGCCCACGGCATCCCACTCATCGACCTCGACAGCAGCAGTTACGCCGCCATGGGAGATCTGGTGGCGGAGATTGGGGCCGCCTGCAAGAACTGGGGGTTCTTCCAGGTGATCAACCATGGGGTGCCGCCGGAGACGCGCCGGAAGCTGGAGGAGGCGGCTAGGAGGTTCTTCGCACAGCCGCCGGAGGAGAAGAGGAAGGTGAAGAGAGACGAGGTGAATCCGCAGGGTTACTATGACACTGAGCAAACCAAGAATGTCCGCGACTGGAAGGAGGTGCTTGATCTCACTGTCAAGAACCCTACTATTCTTCCGGCTTCGCTTGATCCCGCCGACGGAGAGCTCCTGCAGCTGGTTAACAGATGGCCAGAGAATCTTCCCGAGTTGAG GGAGGCGTTTGAAGAATATGCGGGCGAACTGGAGAAACTGTCCCACAAGCTACTCCGACTCATCTCACTTAGCCTGGGCTTGCAGGAGAATCGCCTGAGCGGCTTCTTCAACGACCACACGAGCTTCATCCGGCTGAACCACTACCCGCCTTGCCCAATCCCCCACCTGGCTCTGGGCGTCGGCAGCCACAAGGACAGCAGCGCCTTGACCGTCCTCGCCCAGGACGAAGTCGGAGGGCTGGAAGTGAAGCGCAAGGCCGACGGCGAGTGGGTCCGAGTCCGGCCGACCCCCGAGGCTTTCATCATCAACGTGGGCAGCATCACTCAGGTGTGGAGCAACGACGAGTACAAGAGTGTGGAGCACAGAGTGATTGTGAATTCGGAGAAGGAGAGGTTTTCGATTCCGTTCTTATTCAATCCCGACCACAGTGTGATGGTGGAGCCATTGAAGGAGCTTGTGACGGAGCAAAGCCCCGCGAAGTACAGGCCCTACAACTGGGGTAAGTTCCATGCCAACAGGAAGCTCAGTAACTTCAAGAATCTTGGCGTCGACAACATCCAAATCGATGATTTCAGGCTCCAGGAGTCATCTTCTTGA